A window of the Myxococcales bacterium genome harbors these coding sequences:
- a CDS encoding OmpA family protein encodes MPAPGPDPSSDDDGDGIAAWADLCPTQPEDFDDFDDDDGCPDPDNDGDGVPDVVDKCPLVPARRDGRDDGGCPAPQYVELAEPDVIAIEFRAGKAEVERASRPVLDALADTLAAHPEVQQVEIGGHRDPGERRGDLDVARARAVEQYLRAHGVSADRLIVRGYGDRSPRLGAGLNRRVEVRVQMAVQR; translated from the coding sequence ATGCCGGCGCCGGGGCCGGATCCGAGCTCTGACGACGACGGCGACGGCATCGCCGCGTGGGCCGATCTGTGCCCGACCCAGCCCGAGGACTTCGACGACTTCGATGACGACGACGGCTGCCCGGACCCCGACAACGACGGCGACGGCGTGCCCGACGTCGTGGACAAGTGCCCGCTCGTGCCGGCGCGGCGCGACGGCCGCGACGACGGCGGCTGCCCGGCGCCCCAGTACGTCGAGCTGGCCGAGCCCGACGTGATCGCGATCGAGTTTCGCGCCGGCAAGGCCGAGGTCGAGCGCGCGAGCCGGCCGGTGCTCGACGCCCTGGCGGACACGCTCGCCGCCCACCCCGAGGTCCAGCAGGTCGAGATCGGCGGTCACCGCGACCCCGGCGAGCGGCGCGGCGATCTCGACGTGGCGCGCGCGCGCGCGGTCGAGCAGTACCTGCGCGCCCACGGCGTCAGCGCCGACCGTCTGATCGTGCGCGGCTACGGCGATCGGTCGCCGCGCCTCGGCGCCGGCCTCAATCGGCGGGTCGAGGTCCGGGTGCAGATGGCGGTGCAGCGCTAG
- a CDS encoding extensin family protein, giving the protein MRRTLTIVTGLALAAATAAPAVADDRCHDELDARGVTWRPARKAGIADAVTVTGPLGGIAWVGPGGAPLVIDCSLAVSLAEAGRAFRAVGLTEARWSSAYSVRNVRGTDRRSKHSFGLAVDLPRVVGPDVGALAVAADFEPGLGDAVDCVGQPMTQAGAVLKVLQCQLIRTGLFYLVLSPDYDDAHHDHFHLEARPWSARPQLTDGRDAIH; this is encoded by the coding sequence ATGCGGCGCACGCTGACGATCGTCACCGGGCTGGCCCTGGCGGCCGCGACCGCGGCGCCGGCCGTCGCCGACGACCGCTGCCACGACGAGCTCGACGCCCGCGGCGTGACGTGGCGGCCGGCGCGCAAGGCCGGGATCGCCGACGCGGTCACCGTGACCGGGCCGCTCGGCGGCATCGCGTGGGTCGGCCCCGGCGGCGCGCCGCTGGTGATCGACTGCTCGCTGGCGGTGTCCCTGGCCGAGGCCGGGCGTGCATTCCGGGCGGTGGGCCTGACCGAGGCCCGGTGGAGCTCGGCCTACTCGGTCCGCAACGTCCGCGGCACCGATCGTCGCTCGAAGCACTCGTTCGGCCTCGCGGTCGATCTGCCGCGGGTGGTCGGCCCCGACGTCGGCGCGCTCGCGGTCGCGGCGGACTTCGAGCCCGGCCTGGGCGACGCGGTCGACTGCGTCGGTCAGCCGATGACCCAGGCCGGGGCGGTGCTCAAGGTCCTGCAGTGCCAGCTCATCCGCACCGGGCTGTTCTACCTGGTGCTGTCGCCGGACTACGACGACGCCCACCACGATCACTTCCACCTCGAGGCGCGGCCGTGGTCGGCGCGCCCGCAGCTCACCGATGGCCGCGACGCGATCCACTGA
- a CDS encoding acetyl-CoA carboxylase carboxyltransferase subunit alpha, which produces MSDRQVLEFERPIIDLERKIAELRGLSTATVDFSSEIRKLEQKARKLQKEIFAELSAHQKVQLARHPARPYTLDYVRLLTEDFVELHGDRSFHDDPAIVGGMARFDAWEVLVLGHQKGKNTKENLHRNFGMARPEGYRKATRLMRMASRFRKPILCFIDTAGAYPGKGAEERGQAEAIAKSLQVMSTLTCPVVAVVIGEGGSGGALALGVADRILMLEYSIYSVITPEGCASILWRDPAKVPEAATQLKLTAPDLVHLGICDEIIPEASGGAHRDAAITAARIRVALKRHLRELCKLTPEELVEARYQKFRAMGKFFDPAA; this is translated from the coding sequence GTGTCCGATCGCCAGGTCCTCGAGTTCGAGCGACCGATCATCGATCTCGAGCGCAAGATCGCCGAGCTGCGCGGCCTGTCGACCGCGACCGTCGACTTCTCGTCCGAGATCCGCAAGCTCGAGCAGAAGGCGCGCAAGCTCCAGAAGGAGATCTTCGCCGAGCTGTCGGCCCACCAGAAGGTGCAGCTGGCCCGCCACCCGGCGCGGCCGTACACGCTCGACTACGTGCGCCTGCTGACCGAGGACTTCGTCGAGCTGCACGGCGACCGCAGCTTCCACGACGACCCGGCCATCGTCGGCGGCATGGCCCGGTTCGACGCGTGGGAGGTGCTGGTGCTCGGCCACCAGAAGGGCAAGAACACGAAGGAGAACCTGCACCGCAACTTCGGCATGGCGCGGCCCGAGGGCTACCGCAAGGCCACCCGGCTCATGCGCATGGCGTCGCGGTTCCGCAAGCCGATCCTGTGCTTCATCGACACCGCCGGCGCGTACCCGGGCAAGGGCGCCGAGGAGCGCGGCCAGGCCGAGGCCATCGCCAAGTCGTTGCAGGTGATGTCGACCCTGACCTGTCCGGTCGTGGCGGTCGTGATCGGCGAGGGCGGCTCGGGCGGCGCGCTGGCGCTCGGCGTCGCCGATCGCATCCTGATGCTCGAGTACTCGATCTACTCGGTGATCACGCCCGAGGGCTGCGCGTCGATCCTGTGGCGCGACCCGGCCAAGGTGCCCGAGGCCGCGACCCAGCTCAAGCTGACCGCGCCCGACCTGGTGCACCTGGGCATCTGCGACGAGATCATCCCGGAGGCGTCGGGCGGCGCCCACCGCGACGCCGCGATCACCGCGGCCCGGATCCGGGTCGCGCTCAAGCGCCACCTGCGCGAGCTGTGCAAGCTCACGCCCGAGGAGCTGGTCGAGGCCCGCTACCAGAAGTTCCGGGCGATGGGGAAGTTCTTCGATCCCGCGGCGTGA
- the miaA gene encoding tRNA (adenosine(37)-N6)-dimethylallyltransferase MiaA produces the protein MATPRLVVIVGPTGAGKTALAVALARAAGGEIVSCDSQQVYAGMDLGTGKASAAERAAAPHHLLDVIGPDAEMTAARFAALADAAIAEIAGRGRPVIVCGGTGLYVRALLFGLFAGPPAVPAVRAELEAEVAAAGSGALWARLAAADPDSAARIDPNDRKRLIRALEVIVTTGVALSEHHRRHDHRRVPPRYPHRLIGVAPPRADLYAAIDARCDAMVAAGLVEEVAQLRAAGHVPPLRSQQAIGYAELHEHLAGRFDLSRAIELMKRNSRRYARRQLSWYRSQTAVEWVTAADRVDLGDLAAYLTGPRHG, from the coding sequence CTGGCGACGCCGCGGCTGGTGGTGATCGTCGGGCCGACCGGCGCCGGCAAGACCGCGCTGGCGGTCGCGCTGGCGCGCGCGGCCGGCGGCGAGATCGTGAGCTGCGACTCGCAGCAGGTCTACGCCGGGATGGATCTCGGCACCGGCAAGGCCAGCGCCGCCGAGCGCGCCGCCGCGCCGCACCACCTGCTCGACGTGATCGGGCCCGACGCCGAGATGACCGCGGCCCGGTTCGCGGCCCTGGCCGACGCGGCGATCGCCGAGATCGCCGGCCGCGGCCGCCCGGTGATCGTGTGCGGCGGCACCGGGCTGTACGTGCGCGCGCTCCTGTTCGGGCTGTTCGCGGGGCCGCCGGCGGTGCCAGCGGTGCGGGCCGAGCTCGAGGCCGAGGTCGCCGCCGCGGGCTCGGGCGCGCTGTGGGCGCGCCTGGCCGCGGCCGACCCGGATAGCGCGGCGCGGATCGACCCCAACGATCGCAAGCGGCTGATCCGCGCGCTCGAGGTGATCGTCACGACCGGCGTCGCCCTGTCCGAGCACCATCGCCGCCACGACCACCGGCGCGTGCCCCCGCGCTACCCACACCGCTTGATCGGGGTGGCGCCGCCGCGGGCCGACCTGTACGCGGCGATCGACGCCCGGTGCGACGCGATGGTCGCGGCCGGCCTCGTCGAGGAGGTCGCGCAGCTGCGCGCGGCCGGGCACGTGCCGCCGCTGCGGTCGCAGCAAGCGATCGGCTACGCCGAGCTCCACGAGCACCTCGCCGGGCGGTTCGACCTGTCGCGCGCGATCGAGCTGATGAAGCGGAACTCCCGCCGGTACGCGCGTCGGCAGCTGTCCTGGTACCGCAGCCAGACAGCGGTCGAGTGGGTGACGGCCGCCGATCGGGTTGACCTCGGCGACCTGGCGGCATACCTAACGGGTCCGCGCCATGGCTGA
- the mutL gene encoding DNA mismatch repair endonuclease MutL has translation MGRVAVLPDQVVDQIAAGEVVERPASVVKELVENALDAGATMISIDVEGGGRRLIRVVDDGVGMDAADAALALTRHATSKLRAVDDLTTLTTMGFRGEALPSIASVSRLTLTTRQRGVDEAIAVAVDNGAIVSTTAAGAPPGTAVIVRELLANVPARLKFLRGEATEAAHVTETVMRLALAHPEVGFRLHQNGRPALEVPPQPAAARVRAVLGTRLGDRLHELVHQEHGVAVRAYLAAPELAQSTSRGVHLFAGRRWVRDRGLLQAVTMGYGELVPRGRYPVAIVFVDVPGEDIDVNVHPQKLEVRFSDPGVVTAAVRHGVRAGVAAAPWLGESAGRAAVQMQAIAGSAPPGWTGPRARRADDLAGRYADDTMRALFPAGGLGRAPSQQGALALGREAGPRWQPAPRPPPPSSSPSSASSGAAPPAEALASAAPSEPAAAPGYFAHLRYLGQLDRTYLVCEGDGELVLLDQHAAHERIAFQRLRDRADQDEIAVQRMLFPSVIELPPAEAALVGEHAAVLARVGFDVEPFGGTAVAVKAVPAGLRQDATAVLRELLGDLAERGGSRAVSERLDQVLATVACHSVVRAGDVLSPDEVTALLGQMDGVDFRAHCPHGRPVLLRIGTPEIARRFGR, from the coding sequence GTGGGTCGCGTCGCCGTTCTGCCCGATCAGGTGGTCGATCAGATCGCCGCCGGCGAGGTGGTCGAGCGCCCGGCGTCGGTCGTCAAGGAGCTGGTCGAGAACGCGCTCGACGCCGGCGCGACGATGATCTCGATCGACGTCGAGGGCGGCGGCCGCCGGCTGATCCGGGTGGTCGACGACGGCGTCGGCATGGACGCCGCCGACGCCGCGCTGGCGCTGACCCGGCACGCGACCTCGAAGCTGCGCGCGGTGGACGACCTGACCACGCTGACCACGATGGGCTTCCGGGGCGAGGCCCTGCCGTCGATCGCCAGCGTGTCGCGGCTGACCCTGACCACGCGCCAGCGCGGCGTCGACGAGGCGATCGCGGTCGCGGTCGACAACGGCGCGATCGTCAGCACCACGGCCGCTGGCGCGCCGCCCGGCACCGCAGTGATCGTGCGCGAGCTGCTGGCGAACGTGCCGGCCCGGCTCAAGTTCCTGCGCGGCGAGGCGACCGAGGCCGCGCACGTCACCGAGACCGTCATGCGGTTGGCGCTGGCCCACCCCGAGGTCGGGTTCCGGCTGCACCAGAACGGCCGGCCCGCGCTCGAGGTGCCGCCGCAGCCGGCCGCGGCCCGGGTCCGGGCGGTCCTGGGCACGCGCCTGGGCGATCGGCTGCACGAGCTGGTCCACCAGGAGCACGGCGTCGCCGTGCGCGCGTACCTGGCCGCGCCCGAGCTGGCGCAGTCGACCTCGCGCGGGGTCCACCTGTTCGCCGGCCGACGCTGGGTCCGCGACCGCGGCCTCTTGCAGGCGGTGACGATGGGGTACGGCGAGCTGGTGCCGCGCGGGCGCTACCCGGTCGCGATCGTGTTCGTCGACGTGCCCGGCGAGGACATCGACGTCAACGTCCACCCGCAGAAGCTCGAGGTCCGGTTCTCGGACCCTGGCGTCGTGACCGCCGCGGTCCGCCACGGCGTCCGGGCCGGCGTCGCCGCGGCGCCGTGGCTGGGCGAGAGCGCCGGCCGCGCCGCGGTGCAGATGCAGGCCATCGCGGGCTCGGCGCCGCCGGGCTGGACCGGGCCGCGCGCGCGCCGCGCCGACGACCTCGCGGGCCGCTACGCCGACGACACGATGCGCGCGCTCTTCCCCGCCGGGGGGCTCGGGCGCGCGCCCAGCCAGCAGGGCGCGCTGGCGCTCGGTCGCGAGGCCGGCCCCCGCTGGCAACCGGCACCGCGGCCGCCGCCGCCGTCGTCGTCCCCCTCGTCCGCGTCGTCCGGGGCGGCGCCGCCGGCTGAGGCGCTCGCGTCGGCCGCGCCCAGCGAGCCGGCCGCGGCGCCGGGCTACTTCGCGCACCTGCGCTACCTCGGCCAGCTCGATCGCACGTACCTGGTGTGCGAGGGGGACGGCGAGCTGGTGCTGCTCGATCAGCACGCCGCGCACGAGCGGATCGCGTTCCAGCGCCTGCGCGATCGCGCCGACCAGGACGAGATCGCGGTCCAGCGCATGTTGTTCCCCAGCGTGATCGAGCTGCCGCCGGCCGAGGCCGCGCTGGTCGGCGAGCACGCCGCGGTGCTGGCGCGGGTCGGCTTCGACGTCGAGCCGTTCGGGGGCACCGCGGTCGCGGTCAAGGCGGTGCCGGCCGGGCTGCGCCAGGACGCGACCGCGGTGCTGCGCGAGCTCCTCGGCGATCTGGCCGAGCGCGGCGGCTCGCGCGCGGTCAGCGAGCGGCTCGATCAGGTGCTGGCGACGGTCGCGTGCCACTCGGTGGTGCGGGCCGGCGACGTGCTGTCGCCCGACGAGGTCACCGCGCTGCTCGGCCAGATGGACGGCGTCGACTTTCGCGCGCACTGCCCCCACGGGCGCCCGGTGCTGCTCCGCATCGGCACGCCCGAGATCGCGCGCCGGTTCGGGCGGTGA
- a CDS encoding NAD-dependent epimerase/dehydratase family protein: MATVSVGSARARRASDRVVAVTGACTFLGTELIRRLEEDRRYAKVLVLDVKAPPILADGTTKARFFPIDLTQPTIDGEIATLLAREDVDTVVHGAFLSHPTHATEWAHEFEDVGTMHVLNACAAAGPARVVMVSTTMAYGAHPHNPNFLDERAELRGHPDSRFINDKVRAEKQAARFAREHPHVQVSTLRFAPILGPTINNLHTRFFSRVAAPVMAGHDPLMQFIHEQDAAWALKLAVDCDAVGPYNIVGKGVLPYTTVLALMGRVPVPVPYLLARQAAKALWATQILSSPPSLLDYLLYVCVADGGRAQRDLGFAARFSIKRTILDFVGASPEDGATDVASSFA, translated from the coding sequence ATGGCGACCGTCTCCGTCGGCAGCGCCCGCGCGCGCCGGGCTTCCGACCGCGTGGTGGCGGTCACGGGCGCCTGCACCTTCCTCGGCACCGAGCTGATCCGCCGCCTCGAAGAGGACCGCCGGTACGCCAAGGTGCTGGTGCTCGACGTCAAGGCGCCGCCGATCCTGGCCGACGGCACGACCAAGGCCCGGTTCTTCCCGATCGATCTCACCCAGCCGACGATCGACGGCGAGATCGCCACGCTCTTGGCCCGCGAGGACGTCGACACCGTCGTCCACGGGGCGTTCCTGTCGCACCCGACCCACGCCACCGAGTGGGCCCACGAGTTCGAGGACGTCGGCACGATGCACGTGCTCAACGCCTGCGCCGCGGCCGGCCCGGCGCGGGTGGTGATGGTGTCGACGACGATGGCCTACGGGGCCCACCCCCACAACCCCAACTTCCTCGACGAGCGCGCCGAGCTGCGCGGCCACCCCGACTCGCGCTTCATCAACGACAAGGTCCGGGCCGAGAAGCAGGCCGCCCGGTTCGCGCGCGAGCACCCGCACGTGCAGGTCTCGACCCTGCGGTTCGCGCCGATCCTCGGCCCCACGATCAACAACCTGCACACCCGGTTCTTCTCGCGGGTGGCCGCGCCGGTCATGGCCGGGCACGATCCGCTGATGCAGTTCATCCACGAGCAGGACGCCGCCTGGGCGCTCAAGCTCGCGGTCGACTGTGACGCGGTCGGGCCGTACAACATCGTCGGCAAGGGCGTCCTGCCCTACACTACCGTCCTGGCGCTGATGGGGCGGGTGCCGGTGCCGGTGCCGTACCTGCTCGCGCGCCAGGCGGCGAAGGCGCTGTGGGCGACCCAGATCCTGTCCTCGCCGCCGAGCCTGCTCGACTACCTGCTCTACGTGTGCGTCGCCGACGGCGGTCGGGCCCAGCGCGACCTCGGCTTCGCCGCCCGGTTCTCGATCAAGCGCACCATCCTCGACTTCGTCGGGGCCTCGCCCGAGGACGGCGCCACCGACGTCGCCAGCTCGTTCGCCTGA
- a CDS encoding acyltransferase family protein: MALPPDDTDPIADDLGAPDASQAPDGDWPSMLDDVYVGGDAALASGDSYDAYPGQVDDLDSEAALRELGRRVDEGRTPVYPLDARRRLPLPGLWRRWRAFAMRGRADVVDDFGRDPIATARWEWVLDFLYSRWFRTEVTGLEHVPAHGRAILIANHAGSLPYDSAMVMHAIRRDHPARRDVRPLVEDAVFHLPWLGPLMNRIGGVRACPENAERLLANDELIAVFPEGVKGMSKLWRDRYRLQRFGRGGFVKLALKTGAPIIPVAVVGAEEALPLLARVTWFAKSVGIPYVPITPTFPWLGPAGLLPLPSKWRLAFGPPIDLAGEYGAAAADDRLLVGRLAEQVRGQLQAMVDDLRRR; this comes from the coding sequence ATGGCCCTCCCCCCCGACGACACCGACCCCATCGCCGATGACCTCGGCGCCCCCGACGCGTCTCAGGCCCCCGACGGCGACTGGCCGAGCATGCTCGACGACGTCTACGTCGGCGGCGACGCCGCGCTGGCCTCCGGCGACTCGTACGACGCCTACCCCGGGCAGGTCGACGACCTCGACAGCGAGGCGGCCCTGCGCGAGCTCGGCCGCCGCGTCGACGAGGGCCGCACGCCGGTCTACCCGCTCGACGCCCGCCGCCGGCTGCCGCTGCCGGGCCTGTGGCGCCGGTGGCGCGCGTTCGCGATGCGCGGCCGCGCCGACGTGGTCGACGACTTCGGCCGCGATCCCATCGCCACCGCGCGCTGGGAGTGGGTGCTCGACTTCCTGTACTCGCGCTGGTTCCGGACCGAGGTGACCGGCCTCGAGCACGTGCCGGCCCACGGCCGGGCGATCCTGATCGCCAACCACGCCGGCAGCCTCCCCTACGACAGCGCGATGGTCATGCACGCGATCCGGCGCGACCACCCGGCCCGGCGCGACGTGCGGCCGCTGGTCGAGGACGCGGTCTTCCACCTGCCGTGGCTGGGGCCGCTGATGAACCGCATCGGCGGCGTGCGCGCGTGCCCCGAGAACGCCGAGCGCCTGCTCGCGAACGACGAGCTGATCGCGGTGTTCCCCGAGGGCGTCAAGGGCATGAGCAAGCTCTGGCGCGATCGCTACCGCCTGCAGCGGTTCGGGCGCGGCGGCTTCGTCAAGCTGGCGCTCAAGACCGGCGCGCCGATCATCCCGGTCGCGGTGGTCGGCGCCGAGGAGGCGCTGCCGCTCCTGGCCCGGGTGACCTGGTTCGCCAAGTCGGTCGGGATCCCGTACGTGCCGATCACCCCGACGTTCCCGTGGCTGGGCCCGGCCGGGCTCTTGCCGCTGCCGAGCAAGTGGCGCCTCGCGTTCGGTCCGCCGATCGATCTCGCTGGCGAGTACGGCGCGGCCGCCGCCGACGATCGGCTGCTGGTCGGGCGCCTGGCCGAGCAGGTCCGGGGCCAGCTCCAGGCCATGGTCGACGACCTGCGCCGACGCTGA
- a CDS encoding diguanylate cyclase, whose amino-acid sequence MSDTGRNKTVVTAISKISDRPAAKEACLVVIYGLDLGRKFNLTRAQIIIGRSSKADIQIDQEAVSRNHCKIINSNGSVVLRDMGSTNGTYINDELIDEYLLRDGDFIKVGRCIFKFLSGSNIENAYHEEIYRLTTVDGLTQIYNKRFFQETLEREIGRAQRYRRDLSLIMFDLDRFKLVNDTFGHLAGDYVLKHLATIVKHQIRREDVLARYGGEEFAIVLPEIDHHNAMQLAEKVRRLIERAAFRFEETDIPLTVSVGVATLGSDTVDWVGFVKVADDNLYAAKAGGRNQVVG is encoded by the coding sequence GTGAGTGATACCGGCCGCAACAAGACCGTCGTCACCGCGATCTCGAAGATCAGCGATCGGCCCGCCGCCAAGGAGGCGTGCCTGGTCGTGATCTACGGCCTCGACCTCGGCCGCAAGTTCAACCTGACCCGCGCGCAGATCATCATCGGCCGCTCGAGCAAGGCCGACATCCAGATCGATCAAGAGGCGGTGTCGCGCAACCACTGCAAGATCATCAACAGCAACGGCTCGGTCGTGCTGCGTGACATGGGGTCGACCAACGGCACCTACATCAACGACGAGCTGATCGACGAGTACCTGCTGCGCGACGGCGACTTCATCAAGGTCGGTCGGTGCATCTTCAAGTTCCTGTCGGGCTCGAACATCGAGAACGCCTACCACGAGGAGATCTACCGGCTCACGACCGTCGACGGCCTGACCCAGATCTACAACAAGCGCTTCTTCCAGGAGACGCTCGAGCGCGAGATCGGCCGGGCCCAGCGCTACCGCCGCGACCTGTCGCTGATCATGTTCGACCTCGACCGGTTCAAGCTCGTCAACGACACCTTCGGCCACCTCGCCGGCGACTACGTGCTCAAGCACCTCGCCACCATCGTCAAGCACCAGATCCGACGCGAGGACGTGCTGGCGCGCTACGGCGGCGAGGAGTTCGCGATCGTCCTGCCCGAGATCGACCACCACAACGCGATGCAGCTGGCCGAGAAGGTCCGGCGGCTGATCGAGCGCGCCGCGTTCAGGTTCGAGGAGACCGACATCCCGCTGACCGTGTCGGTCGGGGTCGCGACGCTGGGGTCGGACACGGTCGACTGGGTCGGGTTCGTCAAGGTCGCCGACGACAACCTGTACGCGGCCAAGGCCGGCGGGCGCAACCAGGTGGTCGGCTGA
- a CDS encoding GIY-YIG nuclease family protein, producing MVQNCRGVWFVYVLVSGRGRTYVGITTDVGRRLRQHNGELAGGARATRAHRPWHVGRLLGPIASRGGAQVVEARVKRRRGALRLAPHPLELET from the coding sequence ATGGTGCAAAATTGCCGCGGCGTGTGGTTCGTGTACGTCCTGGTCTCTGGCCGCGGCCGCACCTATGTCGGCATCACAACCGACGTGGGGCGACGCTTGCGCCAGCACAACGGCGAGCTGGCCGGCGGCGCTCGGGCGACCCGGGCTCACCGGCCGTGGCACGTCGGCCGGCTGCTAGGGCCGATCGCCAGCCGTGGCGGCGCCCAGGTCGTCGAGGCCCGCGTCAAGCGGCGCCGTGGGGCGCTGCGCCTGGCGCCACATCCGCTAGAATTGGAGACGTGA
- a CDS encoding citrate synthase, which translates to MSGKTAKLTLPDGAEHTLPVVIGSEAEPAVDIRALRQQTGYVTLDSGYMNTGATTSAITYLDGEKGILRYRGYPIEELAEKSTFVETAYLLINGQLPTTKELEDFSVKLTRHSMIHEGMRHFFEGFPPGSHPMAVLSAMVTSLSAYYPDCLDRTAPMDLHLTRILSKVRTIAAFSYKKTIGQPIMYPRNALSYCANFLHMMFAVPAEPYEPDPIIVKALNQLLILHADHEQNCSTSTVRMVGSSDANVYAAVAAGILALWGPLHGGANQAVIEMLETIRDPNGPFQGDYKKFIAEVKDKKSNQRLMGFGHRVYKNYDPRAKILKKMTDEVLNHLGVDDPMLDMAKGLEEVALSDDYFIGKKLYPNVDFYSGILYRAIGIPTPMFTVMFALGRIPGWLAHWKEMVDDPGTKIGRPRQIYTGETVRNFVPIDKR; encoded by the coding sequence ATGTCCGGAAAGACTGCCAAACTCACCCTTCCCGACGGCGCGGAGCACACGCTGCCCGTCGTCATCGGCTCCGAAGCGGAACCGGCGGTGGATATCCGCGCCCTCCGCCAGCAAACCGGGTACGTCACCCTCGACAGCGGGTACATGAACACCGGCGCGACCACGAGCGCCATCACCTACCTCGACGGCGAGAAGGGCATCCTGCGCTACCGCGGCTACCCGATCGAGGAGCTGGCCGAGAAGTCGACCTTCGTCGAGACCGCCTACCTCCTCATCAACGGCCAGCTGCCGACCACGAAGGAGCTCGAGGACTTCTCGGTCAAGCTGACGCGCCACTCGATGATCCACGAGGGCATGCGCCACTTCTTCGAGGGCTTCCCGCCGGGCAGCCACCCGATGGCGGTGCTGTCGGCGATGGTCACCTCGCTGTCGGCGTACTACCCCGACTGCCTCGACCGCACCGCGCCGATGGACCTGCACCTGACCCGCATCCTGTCGAAGGTGCGGACCATCGCGGCGTTCTCGTACAAGAAGACGATCGGCCAGCCGATCATGTACCCGCGCAACGCGCTGTCGTACTGCGCGAACTTCCTGCACATGATGTTCGCGGTGCCGGCCGAGCCGTACGAGCCCGACCCGATCATCGTCAAGGCGCTCAACCAGCTGCTGATCCTCCACGCCGACCACGAGCAGAACTGCTCGACCTCGACGGTCCGCATGGTCGGCAGCTCCGACGCCAACGTCTACGCCGCGGTCGCCGCCGGAATATTGGCGTTGTGGGGCCCGCTCCACGGCGGCGCCAACCAGGCGGTCATCGAGATGCTCGAGACCATCCGGGACCCGAACGGGCCGTTCCAGGGCGACTACAAGAAGTTCATCGCGGAGGTGAAGGACAAGAAGTCCAACCAGCGCCTGATGGGCTTCGGTCACCGCGTCTACAAGAACTACGACCCGCGCGCCAAGATCCTCAAGAAGATGACCGACGAGGTGCTCAACCACCTCGGCGTCGACGACCCGATGCTCGACATGGCCAAGGGCCTCGAGGAGGTCGCGCTGTCGGACGACTACTTCATCGGCAAGAAGCTCTACCCGAACGTCGACTTCTACTCGGGCATCCTCTACCGCGCGATCGGCATCCCGACGCCGATGTTCACCGTGATGTTCGCGCTCGGCCGCATCCCCGGCTGGCTCGCGCACTGGAAGGAGATGGTCGACGATCCGGGCACCAAGATCGGCCGCCCGCGCCAGATCTACACCGGCGAGACCGTCCGCAACTTCGTGCCGATCGACAAGCGCTGA
- the apaG gene encoding Co2+/Mg2+ efflux protein ApaG has translation MLATAQATSTATTEGIEVTVRSRYLPEQSAPDHHRYVFAYTVAIANRGAVPAQLRTRHWVITDGRGGIEEVRGDGVVGEQPRLEPGEQFQYTSGCVLKTPIGTMHGTYQMVRDDGDGFDAEIAAFSLVAPTRSAAVMN, from the coding sequence ATGCTGGCGACGGCTCAGGCCACCTCCACCGCGACCACCGAGGGCATCGAAGTCACGGTGCGCTCGCGCTACCTGCCCGAGCAGTCGGCGCCGGATCATCACCGCTACGTGTTCGCGTACACCGTCGCGATCGCCAACCGCGGCGCGGTCCCCGCCCAGCTCCGCACCCGCCACTGGGTGATCACCGACGGGCGCGGCGGGATCGAGGAGGTGCGCGGCGACGGCGTGGTCGGCGAGCAGCCGCGGCTCGAGCCGGGCGAGCAGTTCCAGTACACGTCGGGCTGCGTGCTCAAGACGCCGATCGGCACGATGCACGGCACCTACCAGATGGTGCGCGACGACGGCGACGGGTTCGACGCCGAGATCGCGGCGTTCTCGCTGGTGGCGCCGACCCGTTCGGCCGCCGTCATGAACTGA